A section of the Maniola hyperantus chromosome 23, iAphHyp1.2, whole genome shotgun sequence genome encodes:
- the LOC117993149 gene encoding uncharacterized protein isoform X1, whose protein sequence is MFVQCLLFLSIFGSLNADYYRMSLRPQPCIIPRLDHGRVRVRRTTLIKFICLQRYELVGNRYATCKDGRWDAPTPVCVRSGCTVPNIENGIVAASRNNAWVMYFCLPDFKLVGSSAIYCDGRRWNASAPTCVNSKIQNSLSCDFESSLCGWTQDDLHDFDWKRLNNKTPSSFLNTGPSHDHTLGPQGSGYYMYIESTSRLENDTARFLSPVYERVLSENGCFSFFYHMYGSSCGGLRVYQKPDNLPLEVLVQSSDEMKKEYILFEKWGNLGDFWYNSVTRLRQFDDNFQIIIEGIRGSSFTSDIAIDDVAILQGENCTAAILAASTPSPSPYIPDSCVGRCRTMDTADTTPGCGCSSACLVHGNCCPDFFDVCVFVADSTSADDMLPANTSDDDAAPFTQKLVATTPETTSISTTTTTTSTTTTTPRPTTTTTTTTTTQRPTTSTTTTTTTTTTQRPTTTSTTTTQQPTTTPQSTLKTTPSTISTSTIKVTIAPTTKTTTMEVPTTVRKVTTFTTKPTTHMPYGISRTIENHNVYHELIEKRKKENTVETRKLEYTHGKGAEQKSSNGWKVALSVLGVLFCVVVVLAVKLGRSARGRVALARLRSRATNDPEVRYLSADNTDY, encoded by the exons ATGTTTGTTCAGTGTTTATTATTTCTGTCCATATTTGGATCCCTAAATGCTG ATTACTACCGCATGTCGTTACGGCCGCAGCCCTGTATCATCCCACGGCTGGACCACGGGCGGGTGCGCGTGCGCCGGACCACGCTCATCAAGTTCATCTGCCTGCAGCGGTACGAGCTGGTCGGCAACCGGTACGCCACGTGCAAGGACGGCCGCTGGGACGCGCCCACGCCCGTTTGTGTCC GTTCAGGGTGCACAGTACCCAATATAGAAAATGGGATAGTAGCAGCCAGCAGGAACAACGCGTGGGTGATGTATTTCTGCTTGCCAGACTTCAAGCTGGTGGGCTCCTCCGCCATCTACTGCGACGGCAGGCGATGGAACGCCTCGGCTCCTACGTGCGTCA ATTCCAAAATCCAAAACTCCTTGAGCTGTGATTTCGAGAGCAGCCTGTGCGGGTGGACGCAAGACGATCTTCACGATTTCGACTGGAAGAGGCTGAACAATAAAACGCCCAGCTCGTTTTTGAACACCGGACCCTCACATGACCATACGTTAGGACCACAGGGCTCAG GTTACTACATGTACATCGAGAGTACTTCGCGTTTAGAAAACGACACCGCGCGATTCTTATCACCAGTTTACGAACGGGTTCTATCAGAAAATGGCTGCTTTTCTTTCTTCTATCACATGTACGGCAG CTCCTGCGGAGGTCTCCGAGTGTATCAGAAGCCGGACAACCTCCCTCTAGAAGTCCTGGTCCAGTCCAGCGATGAGATGAAGAAGGAGTACATACTTTTTGAGAAGTGGGGCAACCTGGGCGACTTCTGGTACAACTCTGTCACCAGGCTGAGGCAGTTTGATGACAACTttcag ATCATCATAGAAGGCATCCGAGGATCCAGTTTCACCAGCGACATAGCCATAGACGACGTCGCCATTCTCCAGGGGGAAAACTGTACTGCGGCCATACTTGCCGCCTCTACTCCTTCTCCTAGCCCATACATAC CGGACTCTTGCGTGGGCCGATGCCGCACGATGGACACGGCAGACACGACGCCGGGCTGTGGCTGCTCCAGCGCGTGTCTGGTGCACGGGAACTGCTGCCCGGACTTCTTCGACGTCTGCGTCTTCGTTGCTG ATTCTACAAGTGCTGACGACATGCTACCGGCGAACACTTCTGATGACGATGCCGCGCCTTTTACACAGAAACTAGTCGCTACTACACCTGAAACTACCTCTATCTCAACTACTACAACAACAACAtcgacaacaacaacaacaccaCGGCCAACAACAACTACTACTACAACTACAACAACGCAAAGACCAACAACATCAaccacaacaacaacaacaacaacaacaacacaaCGACCAACAACAACATCAACTACAACAACGCAACAACCGACAACAACCCCACAAAGCACATTAAAAACAACACCTTCAACAATTTCAACGAGTACAATAAAAGTTACAATCGCACCAACAACGAAAACTACAACAATGGAAGTTCCAACAACAGTTAGAAAAGTCACAACATTTACAACAAAACCAACAACTCACATGCCGTATGGGATTTCCAGAACTATAGAAAATCATAATGTTTACCATGAACTTATTGAGaagagaaaaaaagaaaacacaGTTGAGACTAGAAAACTTGAGTATACTCACggaaaag GTGCTGAACAAAAGAGCTCAAACGGCTGGAAAGTAGCTCTATCAGTGTTGGGAGTGTTGTTCTGTGTTGTTGTGGTGCTAGCTGTGAAGCTGGGTCGCAGCGCGCGCGGTCGCGTCGCTCTCGCAAGGCTGCGTAGTCGCGCGACCAACGACCCTGAGGTCCGGTACCTGTCCGCCGACAACACGGATTACTGA
- the LOC117993149 gene encoding uncharacterized protein isoform X2: protein MFVQCLLFLSIFGSLNADYYRMSLRPQPCIIPRLDHGRVRVRRTTLIKFICLQRYELVGNRYATCKDGRWDAPTPVCVRSGCTVPNIENGIVAASRNNAWVMYFCLPDFKLVGSSAIYCDGRRWNASAPTCVNSKIQNSLSCDFESSLCGWTQDDLHDFDWKRLNNKTPSSFLNTGPSHDHTLGPQGSGYYMYIESTSRLENDTARFLSPVYERVLSENGCFSFFYHMYGSSCGGLRVYQKPDNLPLEVLVQSSDEMKKEYILFEKWGNLGDFWYNSVTRLRQFDDNFQIIIEGIRGSSFTSDIAIDDVAILQGENCTAAILAASTPSPSPYIPDSCVGRCRTMDTADTTPGCGCSSACLVHGNCCPDFFDVCVFVADSTSADDMLPANTSDDDAAPFTQKLVATTPETTSISTTTTTTSTTTTTPRPTTTTTTTTTTQRPTTSTTTTTTTTTTQRPTTTSTTTTQQPTTTPQSTLKTTPSTISTSTIKVTIAPTTKTTTMEVPTTVRKVTTFTTKPTTHMPYGISRTIENHNVYHELIEKRKKENTVETRKLEYTHGKGAEQKSSNGWKVALSVLGVLFCVVVVLAVKLGRSARGRVALARLRSRATNDPEVRYLSADNTDY from the exons ATGTTTGTTCAGTGTTTATTATTTCTGTCCATATTTGGATCCCTGAATGCTG ATTACTACCGCATGTCGTTACGGCCGCAGCCCTGTATCATCCCACGGCTGGACCACGGGCGGGTGCGCGTGCGCCGGACCACGCTCATCAAGTTCATCTGCCTGCAGCGGTACGAGCTGGTCGGCAACCGGTACGCCACGTGCAAGGACGGCCGCTGGGACGCGCCCACGCCCGTTTGTGTCC GTTCAGGGTGCACAGTACCCAATATAGAAAATGGGATAGTAGCAGCCAGCAGGAACAACGCGTGGGTGATGTATTTCTGCTTGCCAGACTTCAAGCTGGTGGGCTCCTCCGCCATCTACTGCGACGGCAGGCGATGGAACGCCTCGGCTCCTACGTGCGTCA ATTCCAAAATCCAAAACTCCTTGAGCTGTGATTTCGAGAGCAGCCTGTGCGGGTGGACGCAAGACGATCTTCACGATTTCGACTGGAAGAGGCTGAACAATAAAACGCCCAGCTCGTTTTTGAACACCGGACCCTCACATGACCATACGTTAGGACCACAGGGCTCAG GTTACTACATGTACATCGAGAGTACTTCGCGTTTAGAAAACGACACCGCGCGATTCTTATCACCAGTTTACGAACGGGTTCTATCAGAAAATGGCTGCTTTTCTTTCTTCTATCACATGTACGGCAG CTCCTGCGGAGGTCTCCGAGTGTATCAGAAGCCGGACAACCTCCCTCTAGAAGTCCTGGTCCAGTCCAGCGATGAGATGAAGAAGGAGTACATACTTTTTGAGAAGTGGGGCAACCTGGGCGACTTCTGGTACAACTCTGTCACCAGGCTGAGGCAGTTTGATGACAACTttcag ATCATCATAGAAGGCATCCGAGGATCCAGTTTCACCAGCGACATAGCCATAGACGACGTCGCCATTCTCCAGGGGGAAAACTGTACTGCGGCCATACTTGCCGCCTCTACTCCTTCTCCTAGCCCATACATAC CGGACTCTTGCGTGGGCCGATGCCGCACGATGGACACGGCAGACACGACGCCGGGCTGTGGCTGCTCCAGCGCGTGTCTGGTGCACGGGAACTGCTGCCCGGACTTCTTCGACGTCTGCGTCTTCGTTGCTG ATTCTACAAGTGCTGACGACATGCTACCGGCGAACACTTCTGATGACGATGCCGCGCCTTTTACACAGAAACTAGTCGCTACTACACCTGAAACTACCTCTATCTCAACTACTACAACAACAACAtcgacaacaacaacaacaccaCGGCCAACAACAACTACTACTACAACTACAACAACGCAAAGACCAACAACATCAaccacaacaacaacaacaacaacaacaacacaaCGACCAACAACAACATCAACTACAACAACGCAACAACCGACAACAACCCCACAAAGCACATTAAAAACAACACCTTCAACAATTTCAACGAGTACAATAAAAGTTACAATCGCACCAACAACGAAAACTACAACAATGGAAGTTCCAACAACAGTTAGAAAAGTCACAACATTTACAACAAAACCAACAACTCACATGCCGTATGGGATTTCCAGAACTATAGAAAATCATAATGTTTACCATGAACTTATTGAGaagagaaaaaaagaaaacacaGTTGAGACTAGAAAACTTGAGTATACTCACggaaaag GTGCTGAACAAAAGAGCTCAAACGGCTGGAAAGTAGCTCTATCAGTGTTGGGAGTGTTGTTCTGTGTTGTTGTGGTGCTAGCTGTGAAGCTGGGTCGCAGCGCGCGCGGTCGCGTCGCTCTCGCAAGGCTGCGTAGTCGCGCGACCAACGACCCTGAGGTCCGGTACCTGTCCGCCGACAACACGGATTACTGA